The Novosphingobium terrae genome segment GTGTGAAGGGGATCCATTTTTCTACGGCTCTTTCATGCATTTGCACACAAGACTTCAGGGGCTGTGCGAAGTCGAGGTCGTCCCCGGCATCACCGGCATGACCGGCTGCTGGCATGCCACAGGCGTGCCCATCACCTGGGGCGACGATGTGCTCAGCGTGCTGATGGGCACGCTGCCCGAGGAGGATCTGGTCGGCCATATGCGGCAAGCCCATGCGCTGGCGATCATGAAGACCGGGCGCAATCTGCCCAAGGTGCGCCGCGCTCTGGCCACGGCAGGCCGGCTGGATGAGGCTTGGCTGGTCGAACGCGGCACCATGCCGGGCCAGCGCGTGATCCGTCTGGCCGAGACCGAACTCGATGACTGCCCTTACTTCGCCATCGTGCTGGTGCATGGCCAAGGCCGCCGTCCGGAGGCGGCAGAGTGAAGGGCTCGGTCACCGTGGTTGGCCTCGGTCCCGGCGATGAGGCCATGGTTACCCCTGAGGTAACCCAAGCTCTCGCCCGCGCCACCGATATTCTGGGCTACACGCCTTACGTGGCACGGATCGCCCCGCGCGATGGGCTCACCCTGCATCCCAGCGACAATCGCGAGGAACTGGCCCGCGCCGCCCATGCTCTGGATCTGGCCGCGCAGGGGCGGCAGGCCGTGATCGTCTCCTCGGGCGATCCGGGGGTCTTTGCCATGGCTTCTGCCCTGTTCGAGGCCTTGGAAGCTGCGCCGCATCATCTGGGCGTGCAGATCGCCATCCTGCCCGGCATCACCGCCATGCTGGCCGCCGCCGCCGCCGCCGGAGCGCCGCTGGGCCATGATTTCTGCGCCATCAACCTGTCGGACAATCTGAAACCCTTCGCTCTGGTGGAGCATCGCCTGCGCATGGCGGCGCGCGGCGATTTCGCCATGGGCTTCTACAATCCGCGCAGCGCCAGCCGCCCGCATCAATTCGCCCGCGTGCTGGAGATCCTGCGCGAGGAGTGCGAGCCGCAGCGCCTGATCCTCTTCGCCCGCGCGGTCTCCACGCCGCAGCAGACCATCCGCACCGTCACTCTGGCCGAAGCAACGCCGGAGATGGCCGATATGCGCACCGTGGTAATCCTTGGCAACAGCGCCACCCGCCGCGTGGGTGAGTGGGTCTATACGCCCCGTTCTTCAGGCACGCTGCCATGAAGCCAGTCCATCACCTCTCCCACCCCACCATAGACCAGACGGGGGGGCACAAAGGGCCGGTCGATCAGGATCACCGGCAGGCCAAGCTGTCGCGCCGCGTCCAGCTTGGCGCTGGCCCCGCTGCCACCCGCGTTCTTGGCGACGATATGGGTGATGGCATGCTCGCGCAGCAGAGCCAGATCCCCCTCGACGCCAAAGGGCCCGCGATCCA includes the following:
- a CDS encoding precorrin-2 C(20)-methyltransferase, translated to MMGKIICVGLGPGDPDLMSVKADRLVRGAAHVAYFRKAGRPGQARRIVAGMLREDAIEHAMEYPVTTEIAFDSADYNTLLSAFYDDWTQRLADLAASHEVIVLCEGDPFFYGSFMHLHTRLQGLCEVEVVPGITGMTGCWHATGVPITWGDDVLSVLMGTLPEEDLVGHMRQAHALAIMKTGRNLPKVRRALATAGRLDEAWLVERGTMPGQRVIRLAETELDDCPYFAIVLVHGQGRRPEAAE
- the cobJ gene encoding precorrin-3B C(17)-methyltransferase, yielding MKGSVTVVGLGPGDEAMVTPEVTQALARATDILGYTPYVARIAPRDGLTLHPSDNREELARAAHALDLAAQGRQAVIVSSGDPGVFAMASALFEALEAAPHHLGVQIAILPGITAMLAAAAAAGAPLGHDFCAINLSDNLKPFALVEHRLRMAARGDFAMGFYNPRSASRPHQFARVLEILREECEPQRLILFARAVSTPQQTIRTVTLAEATPEMADMRTVVILGNSATRRVGEWVYTPRSSGTLP